The proteins below come from a single Thermotoga sp. KOL6 genomic window:
- the katG gene encoding catalase/peroxidase HPI, translating into MEKAKSRKRWITDWWPNRLNLKILRQNCPTSNPYGESFNYFKEVQTLDVDAVVEDLKNLMKNPQDWWPADFGHYGPLFIRLAWHSSGSYRIYDGRGGARNGSIRFPPRINWPDNINLDKAIRLLWPIKKKYGKKLSWADLIVLAGTVALEDMGVKILGFSLGREDIYEPDESPDWGAEEEMLTGEKRFDGKELRKPYAATEMGLIYVNPAGPGGNPDPVGSAKEIRLAFARMGMNDEETVALIAGGHSFGKCHGAGPSKHLGPDPSSSPIEQQGLGWKYDYGSGKASHTYTSGFEVTWSSTPTKFGLQYLQFLFRYDWELEKSPDGKPQWVAKDAPEIVPDAHDPNKKHKPRMLTADLALRFDPIYSKIAKRFLENPDEFEKTFARAWFKLTHRDMGSKSCYVGPYVPNEEFVWQDPLPKLDYELIEEKDVEELKRKILEFGLGISQLVYTAWSSASTYRDSDRRGGANGARLRLYPMNEWKVNHPEDLKKIIEIYEKIQREFNEKQEKEGSNKKVSIADLIVLGGCTAVEEAARKAGFDVKVPFTSGRVDATQDQIEVEFYKEIEPFADGFRNYFKNPAEFDESDVYTTPEYFLVDKANLLTLTIPEIVVLVGGMRVLGATYKYQNYGVFTDKPETLTNDFFVNLLDMGIEWRQADDHRYLFEGYERKSEKIKWKATRVDLVFGHHDELRAIAEVYAGDDAKEKFVHDFIKAWDKVMNLDRFDLKFGGR; encoded by the coding sequence ATGGAAAAGGCAAAATCCAGAAAGAGATGGATTACAGACTGGTGGCCAAACAGACTAAACCTGAAGATACTGAGGCAAAACTGTCCTACATCGAATCCGTACGGTGAAAGTTTCAACTACTTCAAAGAGGTCCAAACACTCGATGTTGACGCGGTAGTAGAAGATTTAAAGAATCTGATGAAGAATCCACAAGATTGGTGGCCTGCAGACTTTGGACACTATGGACCCCTCTTCATCCGACTTGCTTGGCATAGTTCGGGAAGTTACAGAATATACGATGGAAGAGGAGGAGCCAGAAACGGTAGTATCCGTTTTCCACCGCGAATAAATTGGCCGGACAACATAAACCTCGACAAAGCCATAAGACTACTTTGGCCTATCAAAAAAAAGTATGGCAAGAAACTCTCGTGGGCAGATTTGATCGTTCTAGCAGGAACTGTGGCATTGGAAGATATGGGTGTCAAGATCCTCGGATTCTCTCTTGGAAGAGAAGACATCTATGAACCCGATGAAAGTCCAGATTGGGGTGCTGAAGAAGAAATGCTCACGGGTGAAAAACGTTTCGATGGTAAGGAACTCAGAAAACCCTACGCGGCAACAGAAATGGGTTTGATTTACGTTAATCCCGCAGGACCCGGAGGGAATCCTGATCCTGTTGGCTCTGCGAAAGAAATAAGACTCGCTTTTGCAAGAATGGGGATGAACGATGAAGAGACCGTTGCTCTGATTGCAGGTGGACACTCCTTTGGGAAATGTCATGGAGCTGGGCCCAGTAAACATCTTGGACCAGATCCAAGTTCTTCTCCCATAGAACAGCAGGGATTGGGTTGGAAGTACGATTATGGAAGCGGAAAGGCCTCACACACTTACACATCTGGTTTCGAGGTCACATGGTCTTCAACCCCGACGAAATTCGGTTTGCAGTATCTTCAATTTCTCTTTAGATACGACTGGGAACTGGAGAAAAGCCCAGACGGAAAACCACAATGGGTAGCGAAAGACGCCCCAGAAATAGTACCCGATGCACATGATCCCAACAAGAAACACAAACCGAGAATGTTGACAGCAGACCTTGCTTTGAGGTTCGATCCCATTTATTCCAAGATAGCAAAAAGATTTCTCGAAAATCCTGATGAGTTCGAAAAGACTTTCGCAAGAGCCTGGTTTAAACTTACACATAGAGATATGGGGTCGAAATCATGTTATGTCGGCCCTTACGTTCCAAATGAAGAATTCGTTTGGCAGGATCCTCTACCAAAGCTAGATTACGAGCTAATTGAAGAGAAAGATGTTGAAGAACTGAAGAGAAAGATTCTAGAGTTCGGATTAGGCATATCCCAGCTTGTGTACACAGCTTGGTCCTCAGCTTCAACCTACAGAGATTCAGACAGAAGAGGTGGAGCAAACGGAGCCAGATTGAGGCTTTATCCAATGAACGAATGGAAAGTGAATCATCCTGAGGATCTGAAGAAAATAATCGAAATCTACGAGAAAATTCAGCGAGAATTCAACGAAAAGCAAGAAAAAGAAGGAAGCAACAAGAAAGTTTCCATAGCCGATTTGATCGTCCTTGGGGGATGTACAGCTGTAGAAGAAGCAGCTAGAAAAGCGGGATTCGATGTGAAAGTTCCTTTCACATCCGGCAGGGTGGATGCAACACAAGATCAGATCGAAGTAGAGTTTTACAAAGAAATCGAGCCTTTCGCTGATGGTTTCAGGAATTATTTCAAGAATCCAGCGGAATTCGATGAGAGCGATGTCTACACAACACCAGAATACTTCCTCGTGGACAAAGCTAACCTTCTGACGTTAACAATACCTGAAATTGTGGTACTCGTTGGAGGAATGAGAGTCCTGGGTGCTACTTACAAATATCAGAATTATGGAGTTTTCACAGACAAACCTGAAACGCTTACAAACGATTTCTTCGTGAATCTTCTTGACATGGGAATCGAATGGAGACAAGCAGACGATCATCGATACTTGTTCGAAGGGTATGAGAGAAAAAGCGAGAAGATCAAGTGGAAAGCAACGAGGGTTGATCTAGTTTTCGGACACCATGATGAATTGAGAGCAATCGCGGAAGTCTATGCGGGTGATGATGCGAAAGAAAAATTTGTCCACGATTTTATAAAGGCATGGGATAAAGTGATGAATTTGGATAGGTTCGACTTGAAATTCGGAGGGAGGTAA
- a CDS encoding diguanylate cyclase, with product MKKFLYHVGYHIVSLIAGISVFVLLAFLFVYTMHPEGGYPIQTWRVLRSSINTSRYLNTGFRLVSKTPIEILIKANLPEKAFESSKRYLYIPQAYFSYLAVYANDLKIGAMGLEEKRSGHFWYRPVFFELPNRVRELSIELSGIYEVGIESAYLIDRSNLSRYLALLFLTNTVSPMIIGFSIALSSIILIIALSLHKGKRINYIHLAIAGFLSAVWMFDLVDFIDVGGSDFLLFFRKLLVSSAYLGLSALIVGIERILFGKMRKVGRILAILNLTSGIIVWITGDFVALDKITSTVSILLFVDSIYLLIDSFASYSKILSGAAFFFSLCILHDGMVLSLSIESKLISNYGVIGMFFGLVYFLVNEYKEMYVKATVDHVKSLIDPLTGGYNRGILTEVQFSDDDTFVFIDINDFKKINDVYGHDVGDQILRFLVEKIKENIRSSDLIIRMGGDEFLVVLRNCNTKKAHGIFQKILDDFNCSHPSRPTFSYGITKFQGSLAKTLEVVDNLMYKMKKKPKKYRFRTMNAFTSLRISSRTYPNSSLYPMPL from the coding sequence TTGAAAAAATTTTTGTATCATGTCGGATATCACATTGTTTCTTTGATAGCAGGAATTTCAGTGTTCGTTTTGTTGGCTTTTCTGTTCGTGTACACGATGCATCCTGAGGGAGGATATCCAATACAAACTTGGAGAGTACTCAGATCTTCAATCAATACATCTAGGTATCTGAACACAGGTTTTAGATTGGTTTCCAAAACACCCATTGAGATTTTGATAAAAGCTAATCTCCCTGAAAAAGCGTTTGAATCTTCAAAAAGATACCTTTACATCCCGCAGGCATATTTTTCGTATTTGGCCGTTTATGCGAACGACTTGAAAATCGGAGCAATGGGTCTTGAAGAAAAGCGTTCGGGACATTTTTGGTATCGTCCCGTGTTTTTTGAGTTACCCAACCGTGTCAGGGAGCTTTCCATTGAACTCAGTGGAATATACGAAGTAGGAATTGAAAGCGCTTATTTGATCGATCGTTCGAATCTTTCGAGGTACCTCGCTTTATTGTTTTTAACCAACACCGTTTCACCGATGATCATCGGTTTCTCTATAGCTTTATCCTCAATAATTCTCATAATAGCTTTATCCCTACACAAAGGAAAGAGAATAAACTACATTCATTTGGCTATTGCTGGATTTCTGTCTGCTGTTTGGATGTTCGATTTAGTGGATTTCATCGATGTTGGTGGTTCGGATTTTCTTTTATTCTTCAGAAAACTTCTTGTGAGTTCCGCTTACCTTGGTTTGTCGGCTTTGATCGTTGGAATCGAAAGGATTTTGTTTGGAAAAATGAGGAAGGTAGGTAGAATTCTTGCGATTTTGAACCTTACATCAGGAATTATTGTATGGATAACCGGAGACTTTGTTGCTTTGGATAAAATAACGAGTACTGTTTCAATTTTACTGTTTGTAGACAGTATTTATTTGCTGATTGATAGTTTTGCTTCTTACTCAAAAATTCTATCTGGTGCCGCTTTTTTCTTCTCGCTTTGTATACTTCACGATGGAATGGTGCTCTCTCTTTCCATTGAATCGAAACTCATCTCTAATTACGGAGTAATTGGTATGTTTTTTGGACTCGTCTACTTTCTCGTGAACGAGTACAAAGAAATGTATGTCAAGGCAACAGTTGATCACGTAAAAAGCCTTATAGATCCTCTGACGGGGGGTTACAATAGAGGGATCTTAACAGAGGTACAATTCAGCGACGATGATACATTTGTTTTCATAGATATAAACGATTTCAAGAAGATAAACGATGTGTATGGTCATGACGTAGGAGATCAGATTCTGAGGTTTCTTGTGGAGAAAATAAAAGAAAACATAAGAAGCTCCGATTTGATAATCAGAATGGGGGGCGACGAGTTTTTGGTGGTTTTGAGAAATTGTAATACGAAGAAAGCACACGGAATATTTCAGAAGATACTCGACGATTTCAACTGCTCTCATCCTTCACGTCCCACATTTTCCTACGGAATAACAAAATTCCAAGGATCTCTCGCGAAAACTCTAGAAGTAGTGGATAACCTTATGTACAAGATGAAAAAAAAACCAAAAAAGTATCGATTCAGGACAATGAACGCATTTACCTCCCTCCGAATTTCAAGTCGAACCTATCCAAATTCATCACTTTATCCCATGCCTTTATAA
- a CDS encoding galactokinase — translation MKVKAPGRVNIIGEHTDYNDGYVLPFAVNKFVFLSLERTKKFIFHSETMNETVEMDEPKKLNKWTDYISGVIRAFEKRGFVVPPVKIVISSNLPVGVGLSSSAALEVAAAYAISEHFGFNVTKLELVRIAREAEVEFVGVKCGIMDQFTSAFGKKGHAIFLDTMTLNYEYVPLELEGVEINLVDSNVKHELSSSEYNKRRQECEEVLRILGKKSFREVKLEELGKLPGTLKKRAQHVLEENERVLKSVQALRKRDFEMLGKLLFSSHESLRDLYEVSCEETDFIVEFLRKKEGVLGARMVGGGFGGGVIVLSKKGVFEKIKEDLARSYKKRFEIDLTFHKIESADGVQKI, via the coding sequence ATGAAAGTAAAGGCACCAGGGCGTGTAAACATCATCGGAGAACACACTGATTACAACGATGGCTACGTTTTACCTTTTGCAGTTAACAAGTTCGTTTTTCTTTCTCTAGAAAGGACAAAAAAGTTTATCTTTCATTCAGAAACTATGAATGAGACTGTGGAAATGGATGAACCAAAAAAGCTCAACAAATGGACTGATTACATCTCTGGGGTGATAAGAGCGTTCGAGAAAAGAGGTTTTGTAGTTCCTCCTGTGAAAATTGTGATCTCTTCCAATCTTCCCGTTGGAGTGGGATTGTCGAGTTCCGCAGCCCTCGAAGTCGCCGCTGCGTATGCGATATCCGAACATTTTGGTTTCAACGTGACAAAACTTGAACTTGTGAGAATCGCACGTGAAGCGGAAGTAGAATTTGTAGGTGTGAAATGTGGTATCATGGATCAGTTCACATCAGCTTTTGGAAAAAAAGGTCACGCAATTTTTCTGGACACCATGACTTTGAATTACGAATACGTCCCACTTGAACTGGAGGGAGTTGAGATTAATCTAGTCGATTCCAACGTAAAACATGAACTCTCATCTTCCGAATATAACAAGAGAAGGCAAGAATGTGAAGAGGTGTTGAGAATTCTTGGGAAGAAAAGTTTTCGCGAAGTGAAATTAGAAGAGCTGGGCAAACTTCCTGGAACGTTAAAAAAACGAGCCCAACACGTTTTGGAAGAGAATGAGAGGGTTTTAAAGAGTGTTCAAGCCTTACGAAAAAGAGACTTTGAAATGCTTGGAAAACTGCTTTTTTCTTCTCATGAAAGCTTACGTGATCTTTACGAAGTTTCTTGTGAGGAGACAGATTTTATCGTCGAGTTTTTAAGAAAAAAAGAAGGCGTTCTCGGTGCCAGAATGGTGGGCGGTGGGTTTGGTGGAGGAGTGATCGTTCTCTCGAAGAAAGGTGTTTTCGAAAAAATAAAGGAAGACTTGGCGAGATCCTACAAGAAGCGTTTTGAAATAGATCTCACCTTCCATAAAATAGAAAGCGCAGACGGTGTTCAAAAGATTTGA
- the galT gene encoding galactose-1-phosphate uridylyltransferase — protein MMELRYNPLTDEWVIVSAATQKRPVQPSKTECPICVGGLELPEEYDLVTFENRYPSLKKDPPPVDWKERGPFKKEESRGVCEVVVYTSDHNTALPGMPIKQIEKLVEMWVDRTRDLSQHDFVKYVFIFENRGKEVGASLPHPHGQIYAFPFLPKRIEVKIEAMRKWYEKKKMCTICEIIENEGEERKVYETANFLAIVPFYARFPYEVHVYPKRHVSNLLELSKQEKKEFAEVLKVVTAKYDKLFEQEFPYMMMFFQAPFNGEDVSHFFHFHVEFNPPKRDKDKLKWMASVETGTWAFINPVVPEKAAKRLREVEVKI, from the coding sequence ATGATGGAGCTCAGGTACAATCCTCTCACGGATGAGTGGGTAATCGTCTCTGCGGCCACCCAGAAAAGGCCCGTTCAGCCTTCAAAGACGGAGTGTCCCATATGTGTGGGAGGGTTGGAACTTCCTGAGGAATACGACCTTGTGACGTTCGAAAATAGGTACCCTTCTCTCAAGAAGGATCCGCCACCTGTTGATTGGAAAGAAAGAGGCCCTTTCAAAAAAGAAGAATCTCGTGGAGTTTGCGAGGTTGTAGTTTACACTTCTGATCACAACACGGCACTTCCGGGTATGCCTATAAAGCAGATTGAAAAACTCGTGGAGATGTGGGTAGACAGAACCAGGGATCTTTCTCAGCATGATTTTGTGAAGTACGTTTTCATCTTTGAAAACCGTGGAAAAGAAGTTGGAGCATCACTTCCTCATCCTCACGGTCAGATCTACGCTTTCCCTTTTCTTCCGAAAAGAATAGAAGTGAAAATAGAAGCGATGAGAAAATGGTATGAAAAGAAAAAAATGTGTACTATATGTGAGATCATTGAGAACGAAGGAGAAGAGAGAAAAGTTTACGAAACGGCCAACTTTCTCGCGATTGTTCCTTTTTATGCACGCTTTCCATATGAGGTCCACGTCTATCCGAAGAGACACGTCAGTAACCTTTTGGAACTCTCTAAACAAGAAAAAAAGGAATTTGCAGAGGTTCTAAAAGTAGTGACTGCCAAATATGACAAACTTTTCGAGCAGGAATTTCCATACATGATGATGTTCTTCCAGGCACCTTTCAATGGGGAAGACGTTTCACATTTCTTTCACTTCCACGTGGAATTCAATCCTCCGAAACGTGACAAGGACAAATTGAAATGGATGGCCAGCGTTGAAACGGGTACTTGGGCGTTCATAAACCCAGTTGTTCCTGAAAAAGCGGCAAAGCGACTTAGAGAGGTGGAGGTGAAGATATGA
- the galA gene encoding alpha-galactosidase, translated as MRIFGEILKEGNFVLDEKGYTVEWKVEKIHLGYKVSGRVKGAPGRLEIFRTKVPMKLLVNNWQSWGPCKVVNVDSFTPPEIDPNWRYTASIVPDVLTKSLQSDYFVAEEGKVYGFLSSKIAHPFFTIENGDLIAYLEYFDSRFDDFVPLEPLVVFEDPNTSLLLEKYAELVGFENKAKVPRHTPVGWCSWYHYFLDLTWKETLKNLKLARSFPFEVFQIDDAYEKDIGDWLVTKDGFPTVEEMARTIKESGFIPGIWTAPFSVSETSETFNAHPDWVVKENGEPKIAYRNWNKKIYALDLSNEEVLNWVFDIFKSLKNMGYRYFKIDFLFAGAIPGERKESITPIQAFRKGIETIRKAVGEDSFVLGCGSPLLPAVGYVDGMRIGPDTAPFWGDHVEDNGTPAAKWALRNAITRYFMHDRLWLNDPDCLILRKEKTELTLKERELYSYTCGVLDNMIVESDDLSLVEDHGREVLRETLDLLGGKPRVQDILTTDMKYEIVSSGTNSGNVKISVDLENREYHLEKEGKSLLKKRIVRREDGRNFYFYEEGDKE; from the coding sequence GTGAGGATATTCGGGGAAATACTCAAAGAGGGAAATTTCGTTCTCGATGAAAAAGGCTACACTGTCGAGTGGAAGGTGGAAAAGATTCATCTTGGATACAAAGTATCTGGAAGGGTAAAAGGAGCCCCTGGACGACTGGAAATTTTTCGAACAAAAGTCCCTATGAAACTTCTTGTGAACAACTGGCAATCATGGGGACCGTGCAAGGTAGTGAATGTTGATTCTTTCACACCGCCTGAAATAGATCCCAATTGGCGTTACACTGCATCGATAGTACCAGATGTTCTCACAAAGAGTCTTCAGAGTGATTATTTTGTCGCAGAAGAAGGTAAGGTTTACGGTTTTCTCAGTTCCAAGATAGCCCACCCGTTTTTCACCATAGAAAATGGAGACTTAATTGCATACCTGGAATACTTCGATTCCCGTTTTGATGATTTCGTACCACTTGAACCTCTCGTCGTTTTCGAAGATCCAAATACCTCTCTTCTTTTGGAAAAATATGCAGAACTTGTTGGTTTTGAAAACAAAGCGAAAGTTCCTAGACACACTCCCGTTGGTTGGTGTAGCTGGTATCATTACTTTTTGGATCTCACTTGGAAAGAAACTTTGAAGAATCTGAAACTTGCGAGAAGTTTCCCGTTTGAAGTCTTTCAAATAGATGACGCTTACGAAAAGGATATCGGTGATTGGCTTGTCACAAAGGATGGTTTTCCTACAGTTGAAGAGATGGCTAGGACAATAAAAGAAAGCGGTTTCATTCCTGGAATATGGACTGCACCGTTCAGCGTTTCAGAAACTTCTGAAACATTCAATGCCCACCCAGATTGGGTAGTAAAAGAGAATGGAGAACCCAAGATAGCCTATAGGAATTGGAACAAAAAGATATACGCCCTCGATCTTTCAAATGAAGAAGTGCTCAATTGGGTTTTCGATATTTTCAAGTCTTTGAAGAATATGGGATACAGATATTTCAAGATAGACTTCCTCTTCGCGGGGGCAATTCCTGGAGAAAGAAAAGAAAGTATCACGCCAATCCAAGCTTTCAGGAAGGGAATAGAAACCATTAGAAAAGCAGTTGGAGAGGATTCCTTTGTTCTCGGTTGTGGTTCCCCCCTTCTTCCTGCGGTGGGTTACGTGGATGGGATGAGAATAGGACCCGATACCGCTCCCTTCTGGGGTGACCATGTGGAAGACAACGGTACACCGGCTGCCAAATGGGCCTTGAGGAACGCTATTACAAGATATTTCATGCACGATAGACTCTGGCTCAATGATCCAGATTGTCTCATCCTCAGAAAAGAAAAGACGGAACTAACGCTGAAGGAGAGAGAACTTTACTCTTACACCTGTGGGGTTCTCGATAATATGATCGTAGAAAGTGACGATCTTTCACTTGTGGAAGACCACGGGAGGGAGGTTTTAAGAGAAACTCTCGATCTTCTCGGTGGGAAGCCTCGTGTTCAGGACATTCTGACAACGGATATGAAATACGAGATTGTCTCATCTGGGACAAATTCGGGAAACGTGAAGATTTCAGTAGACCTGGAAAATAGAGAATACCACCTGGAAAAGGAAGGAAAGTCCTTGCTGAAAAAAAGAATCGTAAGAAGAGAAGATGGAAGAAATTTCTATTTTTACGAAGAGGGTGATAAAGAATGA
- a CDS encoding glycoside hydrolase family 2 TIM barrel-domain containing protein, protein MHYEWENPQLVSEGTEKPHATFIPYFDPFKGDWEYPEDFLSLNGNWRFLFAKNPFEVPENFFLESFDDTDWHEIEVPSNWEMKGYGKPIYTNVVYPFEPNPPFVPKDDNPTGLYRKWIEVPKEWFEKEIFLHFEGVRSFFYLWINGKRIGFSKDSCTPAEFRVTEHLKPGKNLIAVEVLKWSDGSYLEDQDMWWLAGIYRDVYLHTLPKFHVRDVFVRTDLDENYKNGRIFVDIELRNFGEDRGKYLEVTLTDPEGNEVTLIKERVEPESSSLSFSFDVENPKKWSAEKPYLYVLKIRSGEDEKKVNFGFRKVEIKNGELLLNGKPLYIKGVNRHEFDPERGHAVTVNRMIEDIKLMKQNNINTVRTSHYPNQTKWYDLCDYYGIYVIDEANVESHGIGWDPDVTLANRPEWGKAHLDRVQRMVERDKNHVSVVFWSLGNEAGDGVNFEKAALWIKSKDNTRLVHYEGATRKGECYYTDVFSMMYPKVDTLLEYASKERKKPFIMCEYAHAMGNSVGDLKDYWDVIEKYPYLHGGCIWDWVDQGIKKFDEKGREFWAYGGDFGDEPNDGNFCCNGVVLPDRTPEPELFEVKKIYQNIKIRQLKNDSYEIENRYLFTNLEEFNGIYRVRRDGEVVLEKDFKLSIEPLGKKIMKIDLPEMDDAEYFLEICFALSKDTLWAKEGHVVAWEQFQLKAAELKNVLTNEKVDLFERGSHLEIETTEAKFVFSKLSGLLEQIAYKGENLLESPVKPNFWRVPTDNDLGNKMPERLSIWKEASYKQRLHNMFWRKENNRMFVQSVYQVPGNSWVYLSYTLFGSGDVLVDLSLIPGEDVPEIPRIGVQFKLRRNFNEVVWYGRGPHETYWDRRESGFFAIHKKEISEMIHRYVRPQETGNRSEVRWFSISNGKVFFFVSGIPEIDFSVWPFSMEDLEVAEHVNELPERNFLTVNIDYKQMGLGGDDSWGALPHPEYRLLPRFYHYTFRMKVCSDIPIWRELPSFSENLRVEMKVNKELAEENEALKVFLIVSNDSFVSREESVTLFVDEKEYSARRVGVPPFGSEIVGFEVEGLTKGDHLISTNLNTRKTIYVR, encoded by the coding sequence ATGCATTACGAGTGGGAAAATCCGCAGCTTGTGAGTGAAGGAACTGAAAAACCCCATGCAACTTTCATACCGTATTTTGATCCATTTAAAGGAGACTGGGAATATCCAGAGGATTTTCTATCTCTGAATGGAAATTGGCGCTTTCTTTTTGCAAAAAATCCTTTCGAAGTTCCTGAGAACTTTTTCCTTGAAAGTTTTGACGACACAGACTGGCATGAGATAGAAGTCCCGAGTAACTGGGAGATGAAAGGTTACGGCAAGCCCATTTATACGAACGTTGTTTATCCTTTCGAACCGAATCCCCCGTTTGTTCCAAAGGATGACAATCCAACCGGCCTCTACAGGAAATGGATTGAAGTCCCAAAAGAATGGTTTGAGAAAGAGATATTTCTTCATTTCGAAGGGGTGAGATCCTTCTTTTATTTATGGATAAACGGTAAAAGGATAGGTTTCAGCAAGGACAGTTGTACTCCTGCAGAATTCAGAGTGACTGAGCACTTGAAACCTGGAAAAAATTTGATTGCCGTTGAAGTTCTGAAATGGAGCGATGGAAGTTATCTAGAAGACCAGGACATGTGGTGGCTAGCAGGAATTTACAGAGATGTCTATTTGCACACACTTCCCAAATTTCACGTGAGGGACGTCTTTGTCAGAACAGATCTGGACGAGAATTACAAAAATGGAAGAATTTTCGTAGACATAGAGTTGAGAAATTTTGGCGAAGATCGCGGAAAGTATCTCGAAGTTACACTCACAGATCCCGAAGGAAACGAAGTCACCTTGATAAAGGAAAGAGTCGAACCAGAGAGTTCTTCCCTTTCTTTCTCGTTCGACGTTGAAAATCCAAAAAAGTGGTCTGCAGAAAAGCCTTATCTCTACGTTCTCAAAATACGATCGGGAGAAGATGAAAAGAAAGTCAATTTCGGCTTCAGAAAAGTTGAGATCAAAAATGGAGAGCTTCTTTTGAATGGGAAACCTCTTTATATCAAAGGAGTGAACAGACACGAGTTCGATCCAGAAAGAGGTCATGCGGTAACAGTGAATAGAATGATAGAAGACATAAAACTGATGAAACAAAATAACATAAACACTGTGAGAACATCGCATTATCCTAATCAAACGAAATGGTACGATCTATGTGATTATTATGGTATCTACGTGATAGATGAGGCAAATGTCGAGTCTCATGGAATCGGTTGGGATCCAGATGTGACGCTCGCAAACAGGCCAGAGTGGGGAAAGGCTCATCTTGACAGAGTTCAGAGGATGGTAGAACGTGACAAAAATCATGTTTCAGTTGTCTTTTGGTCGCTTGGAAACGAAGCAGGAGACGGGGTGAATTTTGAAAAAGCTGCTCTCTGGATAAAAAGCAAGGACAACACAAGATTGGTTCACTACGAAGGAGCTACACGAAAGGGAGAATGCTACTACACCGATGTCTTTTCGATGATGTATCCCAAGGTGGATACTCTCCTCGAATATGCCTCAAAAGAGCGCAAAAAGCCATTCATTATGTGTGAATATGCTCACGCTATGGGAAACAGTGTGGGGGATCTAAAAGATTACTGGGATGTGATAGAGAAATATCCGTACCTTCACGGTGGATGTATATGGGATTGGGTAGATCAAGGAATAAAAAAGTTTGACGAGAAGGGAAGAGAATTTTGGGCGTACGGTGGTGATTTTGGAGATGAACCAAACGATGGGAATTTCTGCTGTAATGGAGTTGTTCTTCCCGACAGAACACCTGAGCCAGAACTGTTTGAGGTGAAAAAGATATACCAAAACATAAAAATTCGACAGTTAAAAAATGATTCTTACGAGATAGAGAATCGTTACTTGTTTACAAATCTTGAGGAATTCAATGGCATTTATAGAGTCAGAAGAGATGGGGAAGTAGTGCTGGAGAAAGATTTCAAACTTTCTATCGAACCTTTGGGGAAGAAAATCATGAAAATAGATCTTCCCGAAATGGACGACGCAGAGTACTTTCTTGAAATATGTTTTGCCCTTTCTAAAGACACTCTCTGGGCGAAAGAAGGACACGTCGTTGCTTGGGAACAATTTCAACTGAAGGCCGCCGAGTTGAAAAATGTTCTAACCAATGAAAAAGTTGATCTTTTTGAACGTGGCTCTCATCTTGAGATCGAAACAACCGAAGCGAAATTCGTATTTTCAAAACTTTCAGGTCTTCTTGAGCAGATCGCCTACAAAGGAGAAAATTTGCTTGAAAGTCCTGTAAAACCGAATTTTTGGAGAGTCCCCACCGATAACGATCTTGGAAACAAGATGCCGGAAAGACTTTCAATTTGGAAAGAAGCGTCGTACAAACAGAGACTTCATAATATGTTCTGGCGGAAAGAGAACAACAGAATGTTCGTTCAAAGCGTTTATCAGGTTCCTGGAAATTCCTGGGTTTATCTCTCCTACACCCTCTTTGGAAGCGGGGATGTACTTGTGGACCTTTCTTTAATTCCCGGGGAGGACGTTCCTGAGATACCCAGAATAGGTGTTCAGTTTAAACTGCGAAGAAATTTCAATGAAGTTGTGTGGTATGGAAGAGGACCTCACGAAACGTACTGGGACAGAAGGGAGAGTGGTTTTTTCGCGATTCACAAGAAGGAAATTTCGGAAATGATACATAGGTACGTACGACCCCAGGAAACAGGAAACAGATCGGAAGTGAGATGGTTTTCTATCTCGAATGGAAAGGTGTTTTTCTTTGTCTCAGGGATACCAGAGATAGACTTCAGTGTTTGGCCCTTCTCCATGGAAGATTTAGAAGTTGCAGAACACGTGAACGAACTTCCAGAGAGAAACTTTCTCACAGTGAACATCGATTACAAGCAAATGGGACTCGGTGGAGATGACAGTTGGGGAGCACTTCCGCACCCCGAGTATAGACTTCTCCCAAGATTCTATCATTATACCTTCAGGATGAAGGTGTGTAGTGACATTCCAATTTGGAGAGAACTTCCTTCATTCTCTGAGAACCTTCGTGTGGAGATGAAAGTGAACAAAGAACTTGCTGAAGAAAACGAAGCCTTGAAAGTGTTTCTGATTGTGTCCAACGACTCGTTTGTGAGCAGAGAAGAATCTGTCACGCTTTTTGTGGATGAGAAGGAATATTCAGCGAGGAGAGTTGGTGTTCCTCCTTTCGGAAGTGAGATTGTTGGATTCGAAGTTGAAGGATTAACGAAGGGAGATCACCTGATTTCGACCAATTTGAACACAAGAAAAACGATCTACGTGAGGTGA